In one Chlamydia sp. BM-2023 genomic region, the following are encoded:
- the lepB gene encoding signal peptidase I, whose product MRQRYSLGKSRQVLHSTYKLLKSKKLSQHPDSQKELQNILEQLEEAIFQQDQETASQLAQEAQRFQKKYPASFGKKSWELTKALFFAATIAFLIRQFWFELYEVPTGSMRPTILEQDRIIVSKTTFGLHFPFKKKPWGFRPEAVTRGGLVVFTVGDLPIPNSDTKYFGFFPGKKRYIKRCMGKPGDSLYFYGGKIYGLDKEGQPINFPTDFGLENLYHVPYISFDGSVEITTGSKTTAYFKQMNQPCGKLSLPQEGPYGQFFHKNAWHNDTPNELKNPHQSPVSYADLFGMGNYAMVRILTHKQASLCHTTPSPASAAYLEICHTPNVSYPRPNLQHFNNQLVPTIQPMKTLLPLRQEHIHLIRNNLNTSRFIISEGVAYKYQPFSANSESASKIFALPFPGVDNGCYEYSKGEAYKIGFGGMRYKLKPTHPLMRLNDNQVIDLFNCGINFSSFFIPKNPKYNPLPSRYAFFNHGNLYVMDSPIFIQNDPALQKFLESEKAKQEASSEEQPYIGFIDRGPPPKDPEQFAQFIHNFGIQIPEGHVLVLGDNYPMSADSREFGFVPIENLLGSPLWIFWPLGHFKHLKNVPAPTTLPGYLVNSLALGFFVFIFGHMYFQRHRRLFPKNEKKK is encoded by the coding sequence ATGAGACAACGGTATTCCTTAGGTAAAAGTCGTCAGGTACTCCATTCCACGTATAAGTTACTTAAAAGCAAAAAACTCTCTCAACATCCTGACTCTCAAAAGGAATTGCAAAATATATTAGAGCAGTTAGAAGAGGCTATTTTCCAACAAGATCAGGAAACAGCCAGTCAACTTGCTCAAGAGGCCCAGAGATTCCAGAAAAAGTATCCGGCCTCTTTTGGGAAAAAATCTTGGGAACTTACTAAAGCACTTTTCTTTGCTGCTACAATAGCTTTTCTCATTCGCCAATTTTGGTTTGAGCTGTATGAAGTTCCCACAGGATCTATGCGGCCAACAATCCTAGAACAAGATCGTATTATTGTTTCCAAAACGACTTTTGGCCTTCACTTCCCCTTTAAGAAAAAGCCTTGGGGATTTCGCCCTGAAGCTGTTACGCGTGGTGGGCTTGTTGTCTTTACTGTTGGGGATCTTCCTATTCCCAATTCTGACACTAAGTATTTTGGATTTTTCCCTGGGAAAAAGCGTTACATTAAACGTTGCATGGGCAAACCCGGGGATTCTCTATATTTTTATGGGGGGAAAATCTATGGTCTAGATAAAGAAGGACAGCCAATTAATTTCCCTACGGATTTTGGCCTTGAGAATCTTTATCACGTCCCTTACATATCTTTCGACGGTTCTGTAGAAATTACAACAGGCTCTAAGACTACCGCGTATTTCAAACAAATGAACCAACCTTGCGGGAAGCTTTCTTTACCTCAGGAAGGACCCTATGGTCAATTTTTCCATAAGAATGCCTGGCATAATGACACCCCTAACGAATTAAAAAATCCGCATCAATCTCCTGTGAGTTATGCTGATCTTTTTGGCATGGGCAATTATGCTATGGTACGCATTCTCACGCATAAACAAGCAAGTCTATGCCATACAACTCCCTCCCCGGCATCCGCAGCCTATTTAGAGATTTGTCATACTCCTAATGTTTCGTATCCCCGCCCGAATCTTCAGCATTTTAATAACCAGTTGGTTCCGACGATACAACCTATGAAAACGCTCCTTCCTTTACGTCAGGAGCACATTCATCTCATTAGGAATAATTTAAACACATCACGTTTTATTATTTCTGAAGGTGTTGCTTATAAATATCAGCCTTTTTCAGCAAATTCTGAGTCAGCGTCTAAAATCTTTGCTCTACCTTTCCCTGGCGTTGATAATGGATGTTATGAATATTCTAAAGGCGAGGCTTATAAAATAGGTTTTGGCGGGATGCGCTACAAGCTTAAGCCCACGCACCCATTGATGAGGTTAAACGACAATCAAGTTATAGATTTATTTAACTGTGGGATTAATTTCAGTTCATTTTTCATTCCAAAAAATCCTAAGTACAATCCCTTACCAAGTCGTTATGCTTTCTTTAATCACGGGAATCTTTATGTTATGGACTCCCCAATTTTCATTCAGAACGATCCAGCTTTACAAAAGTTTTTGGAATCTGAGAAAGCAAAACAAGAAGCATCTTCTGAAGAGCAGCCTTATATAGGTTTCATTGATAGGGGTCCGCCTCCTAAAGATCCTGAACAATTTGCGCAATTCATCCATAATTTTGGAATACAGATCCCTGAGGGGCATGTTTTAGTTCTTGGGGATAACTACCCCATGAGTGCTGATAGCCGTGAATTTGGTTTCGTTCCGATAGAAAACCTTTTAGGCTCCCCATTATGGATTTTCTGGCCTCTCGGGCATTTTAAGCATTTAAAAAATGTTCCGGCTCCTACCACTCTTCCAGGCTACTTAGTTAATAGTTTAGCTTTAGGATTCTTCGTCTTTATCTTTGGTCACATGTATTTCCAAAGACATCGACGCTTGTTCCCTAAAAATGAGAAGAAGAAATAA
- the ffh gene encoding signal recognition particle protein has product MISSLSQKLSSIFSSLVSSRRITEENISEAIREVRIALLDADVNYHVVKDFIAKVKQKILGEEVWKHVSPGQQFVRYLHEELTELLNGKSDLVTSGSPGVILLCGLQGTGKTTTCAKLAAYVMQERKAKKVLVVPCDLKRFAAVDQLRNLISKTQAEFYNGEGQDPVKVVSQALEYARSSGHDLVLIDTAGRLHVDEVLMEELASIQKVSQSCERLFVMNLAMGQDAVSTAKAFDEYLDLTGVIISMTDGDARAGAVLSMKSLLGKPIKFEGCGEKIEDLRPFNAESMADRILGMGDTVHFVQKMRECISEKEDEELGKKLIESTFTYEDYHKQMKAFRRMGPLRKLMGMMPSFGGNKPSDKEIEDSEEHMKKTEAIILSMTPQERKEEVELDMSRMKRIASGCGLTIGDVNQFRKQMAKSKKFFKNMSKERIEQMRKKMSGGNLWR; this is encoded by the coding sequence ATGATCAGTTCTTTATCGCAAAAACTATCCTCAATTTTTTCTTCGTTAGTATCCTCTCGTAGAATTACTGAAGAAAACATCTCTGAAGCAATCCGGGAAGTTCGCATAGCGCTGCTAGATGCTGATGTGAACTACCATGTTGTTAAGGATTTTATTGCTAAAGTGAAGCAAAAAATTCTTGGAGAAGAAGTATGGAAGCATGTTTCTCCCGGACAGCAGTTTGTGCGGTATTTGCATGAAGAATTGACAGAATTACTTAATGGGAAGTCAGATCTAGTTACTTCGGGTAGTCCCGGAGTAATTTTGCTTTGTGGACTTCAAGGGACCGGAAAAACAACCACCTGTGCTAAACTTGCTGCCTATGTGATGCAAGAGCGTAAAGCCAAGAAGGTTTTAGTTGTCCCTTGCGACTTGAAACGTTTCGCAGCAGTAGATCAATTAAGAAATTTGATTTCTAAAACCCAAGCCGAGTTTTATAATGGCGAAGGTCAAGATCCTGTGAAGGTAGTTTCACAGGCTTTAGAATATGCACGATCCTCAGGTCATGATCTCGTGTTGATTGATACTGCGGGTAGATTGCATGTCGATGAAGTGTTAATGGAGGAGCTGGCCTCCATACAAAAGGTCTCACAGTCATGCGAAAGGCTTTTTGTAATGAATTTAGCTATGGGGCAAGATGCTGTTTCTACGGCAAAAGCCTTTGATGAATACTTAGATCTCACAGGAGTTATTATCTCCATGACAGATGGAGATGCCCGCGCCGGTGCTGTGTTGTCTATGAAGAGTTTGCTAGGCAAACCAATAAAATTTGAAGGGTGTGGGGAAAAAATAGAAGATCTTCGACCGTTCAATGCCGAGTCTATGGCGGATCGTATTTTAGGTATGGGAGATACTGTACATTTTGTTCAAAAAATGCGCGAGTGTATCTCTGAAAAAGAAGACGAAGAACTTGGAAAAAAATTAATAGAATCGACCTTCACTTATGAAGATTATCATAAACAGATGAAGGCGTTTCGCCGTATGGGTCCTCTACGAAAGCTTATGGGAATGATGCCAAGTTTTGGCGGAAATAAACCTAGTGATAAGGAAATAGAAGATTCAGAAGAACATATGAAAAAAACAGAGGCCATTATTCTTTCTATGACTCCTCAAGAGAGAAAAGAGGAAGTGGAATTGGATATGAGCCGGATGAAAAGAATAGCTAGTGGTTGCGGATTAACTATAGGTGATGTGAACCAGTTCCGTAAGCAGATGGCGAAATCTAAAAAGTTTTTTAAAAATATGAGTAAAGAGAGAATAGAACAAATGAGAAAAAAAATGTCTGGAGGAAACCTGTGGCGTTAA
- the prmC gene encoding peptide chain release factor N(5)-glutamine methyltransferase yields MEMKKILKEAGEYLAYCGVASPDREASDILMDLIGATSRAHLASVSLDSEMLELYWSRINKRAKRFPTAYIHGSVSFLGLQLEVDPRVLIPRLETELLAERIIKYLGNHPNIQRFYDVCCGSGCLGLSIKKYCPNVEVILSDICPQAVAVAKANASKNHLHVEILTGDLFTPYSALADAFVCNPPYLSFSEVIQADPEVRCHEPWKALVGGCSGIEFYERIAQNLNSILRPKGVGWLEIGYQQGQRVKEIFSSRGVSGCLYQDLSGWDRIFFLENHASDTVSS; encoded by the coding sequence GTGGAAATGAAGAAGATTCTTAAAGAAGCTGGGGAGTATCTTGCCTATTGTGGAGTGGCCTCTCCCGATAGGGAAGCTTCTGATATTTTAATGGATTTGATTGGTGCGACCTCTAGAGCGCATTTAGCCAGTGTTTCATTAGACTCAGAGATGCTAGAGCTCTACTGGTCCCGAATTAATAAAAGAGCTAAGCGTTTCCCCACAGCATATATTCACGGCAGCGTTTCTTTTTTAGGGCTGCAGTTAGAAGTAGACCCTCGCGTGCTTATTCCTAGGTTGGAAACAGAACTTCTAGCAGAGAGAATTATTAAATATTTGGGTAATCACCCAAATATTCAAAGATTTTATGATGTTTGCTGTGGCAGCGGATGCTTAGGCTTATCTATAAAAAAATATTGTCCTAATGTTGAAGTCATTCTTTCTGATATCTGTCCCCAAGCAGTAGCTGTTGCTAAGGCTAATGCTTCTAAAAATCATTTACATGTTGAGATCCTAACTGGAGACTTATTCACTCCTTACTCAGCTCTTGCCGATGCTTTTGTTTGCAACCCCCCCTATCTTTCTTTTAGCGAAGTTATTCAAGCTGATCCTGAAGTTCGTTGTCATGAGCCCTGGAAGGCCTTGGTGGGAGGATGCTCTGGAATCGAATTTTATGAACGCATAGCTCAAAATTTAAACTCAATTTTACGGCCTAAAGGTGTTGGCTGGCTGGAAATTGGTTATCAGCAAGGCCAGCGTGTTAAAGAAATTTTTTCTAGCCGAGGAGTCTCAGGTTGCCTGTACCAAGATCTTTCGGGATGGGATAGGATTTTTTTTCTTGAAAATCATGCAAGTGATACTGTATCCTCATGA
- a CDS encoding type B 50S ribosomal protein L31 translates to MKKNTHPEYKQVLFVDSSTGYKFVCGSTYQSDKTEVFEGKEYPVCYVSVSSSSHPFFTGSKKFVDAEGRVDKFLKRYSNVKQPVQAAQPAAEDPAPKGKKKAPAKKKK, encoded by the coding sequence ATGAAAAAGAACACTCATCCCGAATATAAACAAGTTTTATTTGTAGACTCTTCTACAGGGTATAAATTTGTTTGCGGATCTACATATCAGAGTGATAAGACGGAAGTTTTTGAAGGTAAAGAATACCCCGTTTGTTATGTCAGCGTATCTTCTTCTTCCCATCCGTTCTTCACAGGAAGCAAGAAATTTGTAGATGCCGAAGGTCGGGTAGATAAGTTCTTGAAGCGTTACAGCAATGTGAAGCAACCTGTACAGGCCGCTCAACCCGCCGCTGAAGACCCTGCCCCTAAAGGGAAAAAGAAAGCTCCTGCAAAGAAAAAGAAATAA
- the prfA gene encoding peptide chain release factor 1, with the protein MEKKILEYLKRLEEVEVKISNPEIFDNPKEYSSLSKEHARLSELKNVYDKILEKEKVLKDDKQALAQEKDPEMVAMLEEGIQSEKTEVENLYKVLENLLVPPDPDDDLNVIMELRAGTGGDEAALFVGDCVRMYHLYSDSKGWKYEVLSASESDVGGYKEYVMGISGTGVKRLLQYEAGTHRVQRVPETETQGRVHTSAITVAVLPEPSEEEEEVFIDEKDLKIDTFRASGAGGQHVNVTDSAVRITHLPTGVVVTCQDERSQHKNKAKAMRILKARIRDAEMQRRHKEASAMRSAQVGSGDRSERIRTYNFSQNRVTDHRIGLTLYSLDKVMEGDLDVITSALVSHAYRQLLQSGNEEDS; encoded by the coding sequence ATGGAAAAGAAGATTCTAGAGTATTTGAAGCGCCTAGAGGAAGTTGAAGTAAAAATTTCTAACCCAGAAATTTTTGATAATCCTAAAGAATATAGTAGTTTGAGTAAGGAACATGCCCGTCTTTCTGAATTGAAGAATGTGTATGATAAAATTTTAGAAAAAGAAAAAGTTCTTAAGGATGATAAGCAGGCGTTAGCACAAGAAAAAGATCCTGAAATGGTTGCTATGCTGGAAGAAGGCATTCAATCAGAAAAAACCGAAGTCGAAAATCTCTACAAAGTTTTGGAAAATCTATTAGTTCCTCCCGATCCAGATGACGATTTGAATGTCATCATGGAGCTGCGAGCTGGTACAGGAGGGGATGAAGCAGCCCTTTTTGTAGGGGACTGTGTGCGTATGTACCATCTTTACTCCGATTCTAAAGGATGGAAATACGAAGTGCTTTCTGCCTCTGAATCCGACGTAGGCGGGTATAAAGAGTATGTCATGGGCATCTCGGGAACAGGGGTAAAGCGTTTGCTGCAGTACGAAGCTGGAACACATCGTGTTCAAAGGGTACCTGAAACAGAAACTCAGGGACGAGTTCATACTTCTGCAATTACTGTTGCAGTATTGCCAGAGCCCTCAGAGGAAGAAGAAGAAGTATTTATCGATGAGAAGGATTTAAAGATAGATACTTTTAGAGCTTCAGGAGCTGGAGGACAGCACGTTAACGTTACGGATTCGGCAGTAAGAATTACTCACTTGCCAACAGGTGTGGTAGTGACTTGTCAAGATGAACGTAGCCAACATAAAAATAAAGCTAAGGCTATGCGTATTTTAAAAGCCCGTATACGGGATGCTGAAATGCAGCGGCGTCATAAAGAAGCTTCGGCTATGCGTTCGGCTCAAGTAGGGAGCGGAGATCGTTCAGAAAGAATTCGTACATATAACTTTTCACAAAATCGTGTGACAGATCATAGAATAGGGCTCACTCTTTATAGTCTGGATAAGGTTATGGAAGGTGATTTAGATGTGATTACATCCGCTTTGGTGAGTCACGCTTATCGTCAGCTTTTGCAAAGTGGAAATGAAGAAGATTCTTAA